A window of the Candidatus Methylomirabilota bacterium genome harbors these coding sequences:
- the rplK gene encoding 50S ribosomal protein L11, translating into MAKKVTAMVKLQVPAGKANPAPPVGPALGQHGVNIMEFCKAFNAQTASEEGLVIPVVITIYADRTFTFVTKTPPAAVLLKQAVGIAKASKEPNRTKVGKVTRKQVEEIARTKMPDLNALSLDAAVRIIEGTAKTMGIEVA; encoded by the coding sequence ATGGCGAAAAAGGTTACGGCAATGGTGAAGCTGCAGGTCCCGGCCGGCAAGGCGAATCCGGCGCCGCCGGTAGGCCCGGCGCTTGGACAGCACGGCGTCAATATTATGGAGTTCTGCAAGGCCTTCAATGCGCAGACCGCATCGGAAGAGGGCCTGGTGATCCCGGTCGTCATCACGATCTATGCGGACCGGACGTTTACCTTTGTGACCAAGACCCCCCCGGCGGCGGTACTCTTGAAACAGGCGGTCGGAATCGCCAAGGCCTCGAAGGAGCCAAATCGCACCAAGGTGGGAAAGGTCACCAGAAAACAGGTGGAAGAGATCGCGCGCACGAAGATGCCGGACCTGAACGCGCTGTCGCTCGATGCGGCCGTAAGAATCATCGAGGGAACAGCCAAGACCATGGGAATTGAAGTAGCCTAA